The Podospora pseudocomata strain CBS 415.72m chromosome 3, whole genome shotgun sequence genome window below encodes:
- a CDS encoding hypothetical protein (antiSMASH:Cluster_2) codes for MTILDKFSHRVQTSSLNILQRLPRPCNVFSEHLVQEAQPEAVAQIPEGEEKECLGHELEDNEEEWAIHRDGGACNIEAVTCNFHCQHHEELRQALQRQINQGKERVEGCYQRLPFEELESEHFPGGSGEALETLNFHNSVIARRYLVTMIFYPNPYPMWCEPEDGHFQYIRSLQWRRDALVDFSVERWVADLAEEHHLFDQPERDLPREGMEYGCDLKGVLAKIVERTHEHDPRQKKPQKPKPYVRTEEEWNEWIEKTNREYCLDTSRDEEEAARQLEWAEESVDFVLDETPW; via the exons ATGACTATCTTGGACAAGTTCTCGCATCGGGTACAGACATCGTCGTTGAATATCCTCCAAAGACTTCCTAGGCCCTGCAATGTCTTCTCGGAGCACCTGGTACAGGAGGCACAGCCAGAAGCGGTTGCTCAAATACCAGAGGGCGAAGAGAAGGAATGCCTTGGACACGAGCTGGAGGATAATGAAGAGGAATGG GCAATTCACCGGGATGGCGGAGCGTGTAATATAGAGGCAGTTACCTGCAACTTCCACTGTCAGCACCACGAAGAACTCAGACAAGCACTCCAGCGACAGATCAACCAAGGCAAGGAGAGGGTCGAAGGGTGCTATCAGAGACTGCCCTTTGAAGAGTTGGAGAGCGAGCACTTCCCGGGTGGAAGCGGAGAAGCCTTGGAGACTCTCAACTTCCACAACTCCGTCATCGCCCGCCGCTACCTGGTCACGATGATATTTTACCCCAACCCTTATCCTATGTGGTGTGAACCCGAAGATGGCCACTTTCAATACATCCGCTCTCTGCAGTGGCGTCGGGACGCACTGGTTGATTTC TCGGTGGAAAGATGGGTTGCTGATTTGGCTGAAGAGCATCATCTCTTTGACCAGCCTGAGCG GGACTTGCCAAGAGAAGGAATGGAATATGGCTGCGATTTGAAGGGTGTTCTCGCCAAGATTGTGGAAAGGACCCACGAGCATGATCCCCGCCAGAAGAAACCACAAAAGCCGAAACCATACGTGCGGACAGAAGAGGAGTGGAATGAGTGGATTGAAAAGACAAATAGGGAATATTGTCTTGATACTAGccgtgacgaggaggaggctgctagACAACTTGAATGGGCCGAAGAATCAGTCGATTTTGTGCTAGATGAAACTCCCTGGTAG
- a CDS encoding NRPS protein (SMCOG1127:condensation domain-containing protein; COG:Q; EggNog:ENOG503NX8T; antiSMASH:Cluster_2), producing MHLAQHAPGILGGLRRDAMQLDTQTIPLDSVTRTLPVPESESALDALLLAWGAFLQRQRGDDDRVEQFSWGHKSQGSPSEISTRFSLKALGLELTRSRSESVSTFLQAVKTSTENIARPGLLYLFFNDERETSFPQKETAGPSQFDFQLRVSKHASALTLEGVYPTTEKPDSLNSRQAGDRLDTLIQLVNIITTQPETPISALLEPLGRDLDQIWAWNAEMPPLIDRTMQDIISEQAAARPDKIALSSWDGQWTYAELELMSTRLAHYLVSQGITVGVNVPLCFEKCRWTIVALLAIMKAGGAFALTDPTSQPEGRLRAMVEQTGGKLVVASAAQTELAKRLVPEDGSQVVTVNEELFQSFSTIEGELPPLPTIPTVTSPLYIQFTSGSTGKPKGVVVSHANFTSGAIPRAEAVGYKSSTKCFEFASYAFDVSIDCMLCTLSVGGTICIPSDADRMNDLGGAIRASGANMAHMTPSVARVLDPAVIAELDVLGLGGEAISASDAAAWSKGKTSVIIAYGPSECTVGCTVNNTFAKNKDERKVFTTGNIGRGVGGVGWIVDPEDHDRLVPVGSVGELLVEGPVVGLGYLGEAEKTAEVFIEDPIWLVAGHKEIPGRTGRLYKTGDLVRYDADGSGDFVFIGRKDAQVKLRGQRVELVEIEHHLRHHLPSRVKIAAEVIKPAGAEPTLVAFLAEPRSKSGTTEKCDEAEATFSDELTKALTGIEEALGVDLPRYMVPAAFIPLRDMPVLPSAKIDRKKLRALGGAMTREQITGSARKNKSSEGGAPSTEMERILAAVWKSLLGDHTDITVSDSFFALGGDSLRAMRLVPAARAEGIVLSVADVFRYPVLRDMAVVAKKAEAGSGGAAADVPPFSLIDKAWSAEAAKTEASQLCEVDKADIEDVYPCTPLQEALMALSAKVKEAYVAQRVLKMNNAKDAKKLQNAFEAIAADSAILRTRIVQVSDYGLMQVLIREPIQWRTASSLARYLEDDRDEEMGLGKKLVRYAMIREGDVYHFVLTMHHALYDGWSMPLVVDRVNQTYQGVAPRKPAAQFKHFIDYLNNRLDRAGCDTYWREQLDGATGVQFPRLPFEGYQTQADSLLEVDIKLDGRKLPSVPGATITLASVVRAAWALVASQYCSGNNDIVFGETLTGRNAPIVGVEEIEGPMITTVPVRVTINRESSVEHYLQTIAEQIVGQIPYEHAGLQHIRKLSDDALQACELRTGFVLHPAAGEVEADDKTPANGLVPAGDGEAAQEALKFNTYALMLVCSLSSDGFFVMASFDSKTVSKDTMERVLEQLRTVVHQLCEGNAKEVKVGDLQCLTDADSKEVEDMSKKFKLEGADLDALGLDRADIAGAWIVDAADHTRPSPRGAVGELLVETTKTLSAPAVAVQTPLPLWLKSTTVNGGQIYRTGRLASFEFSVDTPVLRVLPKSAQIKPDFTVPKKKAASSGPAISASSAKQKLLRGIWSRLLKVDEDKIFLGDSFFNRGGDSIAAMKLVSEARQHGMQLSVAQVFANRTLYDMANVMQPSPTVITNVQRGQGSSSPASPSSPSKADYQPFSLLLTSFMRRMQRSLADKSWKIFDVLPTRPLQEIAVRGTVELPRFSIRYELMHFEGMVNKKQLFRACQELVAINEVLRTVYVRLDDVCYSVVIENPFIVDIVEYEIDGDDVEEFAGKVSRLDAQTKMPYGSSFVKWFFVTNGTKSTLVFRLSHAQYDEICLPIFLNQLQQLYQDPKSVSPSYPFSTFVDYTIQEGIPAAIPYWRDLLAGSEGVSLLRPDIPITDRRHFAIHKPVNIAARSRDVTVATLPSAAWALTFARLLKVKDVVFGEVASGRSVDIPGIPDANAIAGPCWQYVPTRVKFDGDVPIRTGYDLLEALQTQHMMTSSHDCMGLEEIVRNCTDWDPEEVTWFDTVVHQDVAHVETLSFLDRKAKFETLYAYEEPLREWKIQAFHDGDTLTIEVITFESWKEEAVKLLDDVCASLEQLVNRPGEELNIA from the exons ATGCATCTCGCCCAGCACGCACCCGGCATTCTGGGTGGCCTCCGCCGCGATGCTATGCAGCTCGACACCCAGACCATTCCTCTAGACTCTGTTACCAGGACGCTACCAGTACCCGAATCAGAGTCTGCCCTCGacgcccttcttctcgcctGGGGTGCTTTCCTCCAAAGACAACGaggcgacgacgacagaGTAGAACAATTTTCCTGGGGCCACAAGTCGCAAGGCTCACCATCGGAGATCTCCACCCGCTTTTCCCTCAAAGCCCTCGGTCTCGAATTGACCAGGTCACGATCAGAGTCTGTTTCAACCTTCCTCCAGGCCGTCAAGACCTCAACCGAGAACATCGCCCGCCCAGGGCTCCTCTACCTCTTCTTCAAtgacgagagagagacctCCTTTCCCCAAAAAGAGACGGCTGGACCATCT CAATTCGACTTCCAACTCCGTGTTTCCAAGCATGCCTCTgccctcaccctcgaggGCGTTTACCCTACCACCGAAAAGCCCGACTCCCTCAACTCCCGGCAGGCCGGAGACAGACTCGACACCCTAATTCAACTGGTTaatatcatcaccactcaGCCTGAAACCCCCATCTCGGCCCTCCTCGAGCCCCTCGGCCGTGACCTCGACCAAATATGGGCCTGGAACGCCGAAATGCCCCCTCTGATCGACCGGACGATGCAAGACATCATATCTGAGCAGGCCGCCGCTCGCCCGGACAAGATTGCGCTTTCCTCGTGGGATGGCCAATGGACCTACGCCGAGCTCGAGCTCATGTCTACCCGCCTGGCGCATTACCTTGTTTCTCAGGGCATCACAGTTGGTGTTAATGTACCGCTATGTTTCGAAAAGTGCCGGTGGACCATCGTCGCTTTGTTGGCCATCATGAAGGCTGGTGGCGCATTTGCCTTGACGGACCCAACATCTCAGCCAGAGGGCAGACTGCGCGCCATGGTGGAGCAAACCGGCGGCAAGCTGGTCGTTGCCTCCGCCGCTCAGACTGAGCTGGCGAAGCGTCTTGTTCCTGAAGATGGCAGCCAGGTGGTAACGGTGAACGAGGAGCTGTTCCAGTCTTTCTCCACTATCGAGGGCGAGCTCCCCCCATTGCCCACTATCCCGACTgtcacctctcctctctaCATCCAGTTCACCTCTGGCAGCACAGGCAAGCCCAAGGGTGTCGTTGTTTCTCACGCCAACTTCACCAGCGGTGCTATTCCCCGTGCTGAGGCGGTGGGGTACAAGTCTTCTACCAAGTGCTTCGAGTTTGCCAGTTATGCCTTCGATGTCAGCATCGATTGCATGCTCTGCACTCTGTCAGTCGGTGGCACCATCTGCATCCCCTCTGATGCCGACCGCATGAATGACCTTGGCGGTGCCATCAGGGCCAGTGGCGCCAACATGGCGCATATGACACCCAGTGTTGCGCGTGTGCTCGATCCCGCCGTGATTGCTGAGCTTGACGTCTTGGGATTGGGCGGTGAAGCCATCTCGGCTTCTGATGCGGCTGCGTGgagcaagggcaagaccAGCGTCATTATCGCGTATGGCCCCTCCGAATGCACTGTCGGCTgcactgtcaacaacacctttgccaagaacaaggacgaGCGCAAGGTGTTTACGACCGGAAACATTGGCCGTGGTGTCGGCGGTGTAGGCTGGATTGTCGACCCCGAGGACCACGACCGTCTGGTTCCTGTCGGATCAGTCGGcgagctgctggtggaagGCCCCGTCGTTGGTCTTGGTTACTTGGGTGAGGCCGAGAAGACGGCTGAGGTGTTTATTGAGGACCCTATATGGTTGGTTGCCGGACACAAAGAGATCCCTGGCAGAACCGGCCGGCTCTACAAGACTGGTGATCTTGTTCGGTACGATGCTGATGGGTCTGGTGACTTTGTCTTCATCGGCCGCAAGGATGCTCAAGTCAAGCTCCGTGGACAGCGTGTTGAGTTGGTCGAGATTGAGCACCATCTccggcaccacctcccaagccGTGTCAAGATCGCTGCTGAGGTCATCAAGCCTGCGGGTGCCGAGCCTACTTTGGTGGCCTTTTTGGCCGAGCCTCGCAGCAAGAGCGGCACAACCGAGAAATGTGACGAAGCGGAGGCCACCTTCTCTGATGAACTGACCAAGGCCCTGACCGGTATCGAGGAAGCGCTTGGTGTCGACCTTCCCCGATACATGGTCCCCGCGGCATTCATCCCTCTCCGCGACATGCCAGTGCTGCCTTCTGCCAAGATCGATCGCAAGAAGCTTCGTGCGCTTGGAGGCGCCATGACGCGCGAGCAGATCACTGGCAGCGCCCGCAAGAACAAGAGCAGCGAAGGTGGTGCCCCTTCGACCGAGATGGAGCGGATACTGGCTGCTGTGTGGAAGTCGTTGCTTGGGGACCATACCGACATCACTGTTAGCGACAGCTTCTTTGCTCTCGGCGGAGACTCTCTCAGGGCCATGAGACTCGTTCCCGCTGCTCGCGCTGAAGGCATTGTTCTGTCGGTTGCCGATGTCTTCCGGTACCCTGTCCTCCGGGATATGGCTGTGGTTGCTAAGAAGGCAGAGGCTGGAagcggtggtgctgctgctgacgtCCCACCCTTCTCCCTGATCGACAAGGCCTGGTCTGCTGAGGCGGCAAAGACCGAGGCCAGCCAGCTTTGCGAGGTTGACAAGGCCGATATCGAGGATGTCTATCCCTGCACACCGCTCCAAGAGGCCTTGATGGCGCTCTCtgccaaggtcaaggaggccTATGTAGCCCAGCGTGTGCTCAAGATGAACAATGCCAAAGACGCCAAGAAGTTGCAGAATGCCTTCGAGGCCATCGCCGCCGACTCCGCCATCCTCCGCACTCGTATCGTTCAGGTGTCCGACTACGGTCTCATGCAAGTATTGATCAGGGAGCCTATCCAGTGGCGCACTGCGTCATCGTTGGCCAGGTATCTCGAGGACGACcgggacgaggagatgggtcTCGGCAAGAAGCTTGTTCGCTACGCTATGATCCGCGAGGGCGACGTCTATCACTTTGTACTGACCATGCACCATGCTCTCTACGACGGATGGTCGATGCCCCTGGTAGTTGACCGTGTCAACCAGACCTACCAGGGTGTTGCTCCGAGAAAGCCAGCGGCCCAGTTCAAGCACTTCATCGActacctcaacaacaggctTGATCGTGCAGGATGCGACACTTACTGGCGTGAGCAGCTCGACGGTGCGACGGGTGTTCAGTTCCCCCGTCTTCCCTTTGAGGGCTACCAGACCCAGGCCGACTCCCTCCTCGAAGTCGATATCAAGCTTGATGGCCGGAAGCTCCCATCGGTGCCCGGTGCCACCATCACTCTTGCCAGCGTGGTTCGCGCGGCGTGGGCTCTGGTGGCCTCCCAGTACTGCAGCGGCAATAACGACATTGTTTTCGGCGAGACACTGACTGGTCGCAATGCCCCCATCGTAGGCGTCGAAGAGATCGAGGGTCCCATGATCACCACCGTTCCTGTGCGGGTCACCATCAACCGCGAGTCGTCCGTCGAGCACTATCTTCAGACCATTGCCGAGCAGATTGTCGGTCAGATCCCATACGAACATGCCGGTCTTCAGCACATCCGCAAGTTGAGCGACGACGCCCTTCAGGCTTGCGAGCTGCGTACTGGTTTCGTGCTGCATCCCGCAGCTGGCGAGGTCGAGGCTGACGACAAGACACCGGCCAACGGGTTGGTGCCGGCGGGCGATGGCGAGGCGGCCCAGGAAGCGCTTAAGTTCAACACGTATGCCCTCATGTTGGTGTGCTCCCTTTCTTCCGATGGCTTCTTCGTGATGGCCAGTTTCGACTCCAAGACGGTCAGCAAGGACACGATGGAGCGAGTGTTGGAGCAGCTCCGGACAGTGGTGCACCAGCTCTGCGAGGGCAATGcgaaggaggtcaaggtcgGTGATTTGCAGTGTCTGACGGATGCTGACAGCAAAGAAGTTGAGGATATGAGCAAGAAGTTCAAGTTGGAGGGTGCTGACTTGGATGCGCTTGGGTTGGATCGGGCTGACATTGCCGGTGCCTGGATTGTCGATGCAGCTGACCACACGCGCCCCTCCCCGCGTGgcgctgtgggtgagctGTTAGTGGAGACCACCAAGACCCTCAGCGCCCCTGCAGTCGCTGTGCAGACACCACTGCCGCTGTGGCTGAAGAGCACCACTGTCAACGGCGGCCAGATCTACAGAACCGGACGACTTGCCAGCTTTGAGTTCAGCGTCGACACTCCTGTTCTTCGCGTGCTCCCCAAGTCGGCCCAGATCAAGCCCGATTTCACTgtccccaagaagaaggctgcttcGTCTGGCCCTGCCATctctgcttcctctgccAAGCAAAAGCTGCTCCGGGGCATCTGGAGTCGTCTTCTCAAGGTCGATGAGGACAAGATCTTCCTTGGTGACAGCTTCTTCAACCGTGGTGGTGACTCGATTGCCGCCATGAAGCTCGTCTCCGAGGCCCGTCAGCACGGAATGCAGCTCAGCGTCGCGCAGGTCTTTGCCAACCGGACTCTGTATGACATGGCCAATGTCATGCAGCCATCGCCCACTGTCATCACTAACGTTCAAAGGGGCCAGGGCAGCAGCTCTCCCGCGAGCCCATCCAGTCCCTCCAAGGCCGACTACCAGCccttctctctcctcttAACCTCCTTCATGCGTCGTATGCAGAGATCGCTGGCCGACAAGTCATGGAAGATCTTCGATGTGCTCCCCACCAGACCTCTCCAGGAGATTGCCGTCAGGGGTACCGTTGAGCTTCCTCGCTTCTCCATCCGCTATGAGCTCATGCACTTTGAGGGCATGGTCAACAAGAAGCAGCTCTTCCGTGCCTGCCAAGAGCTTGTCGCCATCAACGAAGTCCTTCGCACCGTCTATGTccgccttgatgatgtctgcTACAGCGTGGTGATCGAGAACCCCTTCATCGTCGACATTGTCGAATATGAGATTGACGGtgacgatgtcgaggagtttgCCGGCAAGGTCAGCAGACTGGATGCCCAAACCAAGATGCCTTATGGTTCTTCCTTCGTCAAGTGGTTCTTTGtcaccaacggcaccaagaGCACCCTTGTCTTCCGTCTGTCCCACGCCCAGTACGATGAGATTTGccttcccatcttcctcaatcagctccagcagctgtACCAGGACCCCAAGTCGGTCTCTCCATCGtaccccttctccacctttgTCGACTACACCATCCAAGAGGGCATTCCCGCTGCCATCCCCTACTGGCGCGACCTCCTTGCCGGTTCCGAGGGTGTTTCTCTCTTGAGACCcgacatccccatcaccgacCGCCGCCACTTTGCCATCCACAAGCCCGTCAACATCGCCGCCCGCAGCCGCGACGTGACCGTAGCTACCCTTCCCTCCGCAGCCTGGGCTTTGACCTTTGCCCGTCtgctcaaggtcaaggacgtGGTATTCGGCGAAGTCGCCTCCGGCCGCAGCGTCGACATACCCGGCATCCCCGACGCCAACGCCATCGCCGGCCCCTGCTGGCAGTACGTCCCCACCCGCGTCAAGTTCGACGGCGACGTCCCCATCCGCACCGGCTACGACCTGCTCGAGGCCCTCCAGACCCAGCACATGATGACTTCTTCGCACGACTGCATGGGTCTGGAGGAGATTGTCCGGAATTGCACAGACTGGGATCCTGAGGAGGTGACCTGGTTCGATACGGTCGTTCACCAGGATGTGGCCCACGTCGAGACCTTGTCATTCTTGGACCGCAAGGCTAAGTTTGAGACGCTGTATGCGTACGAGGAGCCGTTGAGGGAGTGGAAGATTCAGGCTTTCCATGATGGGGATACCTTGACCATTGAGGTTATCACTTTTGAGTcgtggaaggaggaggcggtgaagTTGTTGGATGATGTTTGTGCTTCGTTGGAGCAGTTGGTGAACAGGcctggggaggagttgaaCATTGCATAG